The Pristiophorus japonicus isolate sPriJap1 unplaced genomic scaffold, sPriJap1.hap1 HAP1_SCAFFOLD_158, whole genome shotgun sequence genomic sequence ATcttagatttggcgcaaagattaaggagcctctcagagtctaattgagggcctatcgtaccaagaggacTATTCtctgttctgaccatcacagaaagaacttttctgaccaagcacttcggaacaacaagatcgagagcacacagcgagaaaacgcaggaagaaacatcgcgatatcggagaaaagaactcgccccaactggctttcaatgcgcagcagaggtcttctaccacatcTGGGGTACGGCAAGTCAAACAGGATATAACCAAAGAACCCTGAAACCgcaaaacagccctagctgtcaaaggaaaggatctggtgagcatgaatccctggagcacGAGAGTTTGATCTagttagagagtgagtgggaggtatttctgtagtGTTTATtatctgtaataaagtattccccattgtttaggaccttttgtaagattttacaattttattggagtgtatttgtgttatttgctttcttgaataaaacccaaaccttctttgtacaaaacagttgtctgctgcactttatcacaccctgattaataaatccaaacttagaaccagggagtgggagcgactcgcaaccgctctggtcaggaaggcaagctgacagacccactacCCCCTacacagcaccttcaggggaggagagggaggggaaccagtgagtgtcaaactgaacccagccagagtcagcaccttcagggaaggagagggaggggaaccagtgagtgtcgaactgaacccagccagagttagcaccttcaacgagaaggaaaaaatgttggcgatgatgtaatgggtttggatttcagcacgagGATAGGGATAGTGTGTGTGACTGAGATTTACAGCTGTGGGGACACCAGATTTTGtgtaccatagaaactagaattgacacttctgaatttctatcctgtccaTACAATGTTGActattgtaaactccttttacagggtattagaaggtgagATTTACAGACGGGAAGCTCGAACCAacgatcacatcaagatctgacaaagTCCCTCGATTCAttcggacctgaatatcatcgaccTTCGACTgtgaaaggagaaatgtttgtctgttctgtctgtgggaaaagatttcaaacatccgtgtgactggaaaagcaccgagacacacacacacaaccgagtgagagtgttccagtgcactgactgtggaaagagcttttaaccagttacacagcctgaaaacattgcaccattcacagcgggtagaaactgtaaacgtgttgtgtgcgtggATGAGACTTAAACTGATCGTCGAACCTGGAGGGAcgcctgcaccatggagaaaccgtggaaatgtggggactgtgggaagggattcaattatccATCTGAGCTTGAAGCTCATCGACgcagtcatactggggagaggctgttcacttgCCCCATGTGTGAGAAGAGATTCACTTATTCATCcgatctgctgagacaccagcgagttcacactggggagaggccgttcacctgctccgtgtgtgggaagggattcactcagtcatccaacctgctgacacaccagcgagttcacactggggagaggccattcacctgctccatgtgtgggaagggattcacttgttcatccagcctgctgacacaccaagttgttcacaccaataagagatcgtttaaatgttctgactgtgagaagagctttaaaagcagaaatcatCTGATGATGCACCaactcactcacactggggagagaccgttcacctgctccgtgtgtgggaagagatttactgacccatccaacctgctgacacaccaacgagttcacaattgtctgcaggggttggattctgctgttaatcacatcgggactgaaccgtgttcattctgacagttgggctttatttctgctgtaactgggctggagtttaattttctggatatctgacaaataaatcgGATTTGGTTTCAAcacagtgagtcgattccttgatttctctaaGATAAGTGGGGATTAATTAatatcctgttaccgactgttaaatgaaggagaaaaggcccaaaaatggaacaaAGACATGTCCTTATGTGACACGACCTCAGGATCCccgaaagtgttttacagccaatgaatctagctgccacaaacagcaatgtgatactggccagataatctgttttagtgatggtggttgagggctgatggggcctcaattgaacgactcatctgaaagatggcaactctgacagtgcagcaatcctgtgcTGAATCTGCctcgagagtgtttgatgggacagtgtagagggaactttactctgtatcgaacccatgttgtacctgactGCAGAGTGCTTCAGGCAGACACTTGGTGTTCAGAATAccccattccccagcactgacatccgtcacctcgatgagaacatcatttaacccaaagatagaAACCCATCAGTTTCTCCCCCGGACGCAGATGCGGAGGGACAGTGAGTATCCCGAACATTGTTGTATAGAGTGCTCAATAGTTCATCCCTGGGTCtgggccttttggtgatgatttgaatttgatgccctcgagttactgactcaccgactggtggaaatagtttatcctcatttatctgatcaaattttgaacacctccctcagatctccagttaccctttgttctaatgaaaagagccccagtttctccaataacgaaagcctctcttccctggtatcgTCTCAGTGAATCTCTCCGCACCCTCTCCATGGTCTCGAtgtccttcctggtgtaagatacccaaaacctgacacaatattcgaactgcagcctaaccaatgatttgtgcaggtttacatgacctctgTCCTTTTGTATTCCACACCTCTATTAAAAAAAActtggatcccgtgggctttttaaccactttatcaacttgtcctcctaCTTTTAAAGGTTTGTGA encodes the following:
- the LOC139243032 gene encoding zinc finger protein 664-like gives rise to the protein MEKPWKCGDCGKGFNYPSELEAHRRSHTGERLFTCPMCEKRFTYSSDLLRHQRVHTGERPFTCSVCGKGFTQSSNLLTHQRVHTGERPFTCSMCGKGFTCSSSLLTHQVVHTNKRSFKCSDCEKSFKSRNHLMMHQLTHTGERPFTCSVCGKRFTDPSNLLTHQRVHNCLQGLDSAVNHIGTEPCSF